The Thermotoga maritima MSB8 region TTGTAGTATTTAACTTCCTTGCTGGCACTCTCTTCTGTTGGTGCAAAGACCACAACTTCGTGTCCCATTCTGATGAACTCTCTTGCAAGTATCTCTGCGTGCATCCCCACACCGCACGTGGCACCCCATCTGCTGAGGAATCCGATTTTCATACTCTCACCTCCTTTTTGTGATGCAAATTTTAAGAACCTCTATAATATATTATAGAATTCATCGAATTTAGGAGCGTGATGAAATTGAAAGAAATTTCGAGCATGGAAACAAAAGAGCTGATTCTAAAAGCAAATAGAATGACGATGATGATATAAAACTCATTGAAGGATTGAGGGAGCTGATGGGATGGTAGAAAGACTTCTTGAAATCATCGAAAGAAGTTTGAGGAAGTGCCCCTGGTTAGAGAAACAGAGCATTGAAACTCTGCTTGAAGCACTCGCTTCTGAAATAGAAGAAGTCGCTGAAGCTGTGAAGAAAAACGACCTCGCAAATCTCGAGGAAGAGATAGGAGATCTCATCTACGACGCTCTTCTCGTGGCAGCAGTGGCACAGAGAGATTACGGAATAGACCTTGAAAGTGCTATTCAGAAGGTGGTGGAAAAGATCTCACACAGGAAACCCTGGCTGTTCTGGGAAGAAAAGATCTCCTTAGAAGAAGCGGAAAAAATATGGAAAGAGCGCAAAAAGAAAATTTAATCTTTCTTCTCCAAAGGAACCTCTCCAAAAAGCTTTGCAGGTATGAAATAAAGAGGTGATTTGAGTTTCCTGTTGAATTTCTCTACCTCAAAGTTGTAGTCTTCCCTGGCTTTTTCGAGGAGCTTCAGTATTTTTTCGTATTTTTCTTTGACAAAGTCATTTCCTGAGACGACTTCTCTTCTGAAGAGCTTCTCTCTTTCTTCTAACTCCAAAATCTCTCTTTCTATGTACGAGATGATCTTTCTGTGACGAACAAGAAACGCCCAGGTGTAAAATGAATATAGAGTGAATCCAAGAACAACAAGCGCAGTGATCCACACGATGTCACCCCCATGCACCGTTTCATTAT contains the following coding sequences:
- a CDS encoding MazG nucleotide pyrophosphohydrolase domain-containing protein, which encodes MVERLLEIIERSLRKCPWLEKQSIETLLEALASEIEEVAEAVKKNDLANLEEEIGDLIYDALLVAAVAQRDYGIDLESAIQKVVEKISHRKPWLFWEEKISLEEAEKIWKERKKKI